The nucleotide sequence TTGGGTGGTTGAGTATGGATCACCAACATTACCAGAGGAAACGACGTTGTCGGCAATTGGATTGCCATTTTCATCAACATACTTCGCCGTGACGTTACCACCAGCTACAGGGTTCTTGGTGTAAACGTAGGTAACTGTTCCGTTATCTCCTGCTTGCGTTAACGTTCCCGAGGCTGATAAACTACCATCTCCCATTTTAATAAATGTGTAACCAGGAATGTCTAATTGCGTAGTACTGTAAGTACCATTAACCGCTGCCCCATTGGGATATGAAACTTCGCTTTGCCCTATCTGATTGCCATCGGTATCAACATACTTAACGTTAACCGTTGCTGCTTGGGTGAATTCAAAACTGGTAAGCTTAAATTGTTGTAAGTTTTTAGCACCACCAGTCGAGGCACTCACAATGAACGCTACTGCTTGATATGAATCGGCAACCTGTTGAGACCACGTCAAAACGGTTCCGTCAGTTTGCTTATAGGACACCGTGACAGTTCTAGTAGTCCCATCATAGTGGACAGTGAAATCATGGAACTGTCCATCCACATCTGATGTGCTTAAAGCTTGTGCTGAACCGGCAACATCTTTTGCCCACCATCTCTGAACAGAAGTTCCATCTTGTGATTTAATTTGTTCATCACTAGTTGTAACAAATGTTCCATATGGTGCACTCATTGAATCGTCGTTCCAGCCAAAGTCATTAGAATTAGTGGGATCAATTTGGCTTCCATCTTTATCGGAACTTGGAGCCCTATAACCATTACCCCAAGTATCTAGCTTAAAACCTAAGGCATCCAAAAGTCCCCCAATACCCAGGTTCCCACCAGAGTTCCCTAGGTCAGTAGTATTCCCATCATGGAAAGCAAAACTAATTCCGTCAGCACCATTTGGGTCGGAACCTAAATTAACCTGACCAGTTAAAGTAAAACTACTGTTAGTGTCAATTTTAGATTTTAGTGCAAAATTACCAACCTGATTGTTATCGTCCGGTGTAATAGTCACAATTCCTGTACTTTGATCATATGTTGCAGAACCATTCAGACTAAAATACTGTAAGAAGTTATCTTTAGTGACCTCAGTACTAGCAGTTCCCGTAGTTGCATCTAGCTTATTAATGATGTCCTTATACGAAACCTGCACTGCTTGCCGCGTAGTATCGGTTGAAGAAGCCGGGTTCTTCGTGTCACTAGTGCTGCTTGCTGCTGTTGCAGCAGTTGATGGCGCTGCACTCTTCGTATCACTGGCACTGCTTGCTGCAGTAGCTGATGATGGGGCCACACTCTTCGTATCACTGGAGCTACTTGCTGCTGTAGTGGCTGATGATGGGGCCACACTCTTCGTGTCACTGGAGCTACTTGCTGCTGTTGCAGCTGTTGATGAAGCTGCACTCTTCGTGTCACTGGCACTGCTTGTTGCTGTTGCAGCTGTTGATGAAGCTGCACTCTTCGTGTCACTGGCACTGCTTGTTGCTGTTGCAGCTGTTGATGGCGCTGCACTCTTCGTGTCACTAGTGCTGCTTGTTGCTGTTGCAGCTGTTGATGGCGCTGCACTCTTCGTGTCACTAGTGCTGCTTGTTGCTGTTGCAGCTGTTGATGGCGCTGCACTCTTCGTGTCACTAGTGCTGCTTGTTGCTGTTGCAGCTGTTGATGGCGCTGCACTCTTCGTATCACTGGCACTACTTGCGGTAGTGGTAGCGGCAGTATCAGCGTGAACCTCTACCGTTGATACCCCACCGGCGACAAGAAAAGAAAATGTCGCAATTGCGGCAAAAACAAATTTTTTGCCGTCTTTATACATCTTATAATGTAATTTTCTTTCTCCCATTTAAGACACCACTCTTCCAAAAATATATTTAACAAAACTAATTATAATTATACAATGATGAGAGCATAGATTTATACGTCTAATTCTGCAAATTAAAGCACTTTTTTGTAAATGGCCAGGAGGTACCATGAATCAGTCAATTTTTCAGCTACTTGGTAATGTTGTCTCAGCAGATTTCTACCTTTATGAAGGCAATGATATTGCTTTGATCTCTGATAACAATGCTTATAATATGAAAGCCTTAGTTCAAGAAGCACTTAAACTACGTGTTCCTAATTATCTTACTGTTATTGATTTAAACAACTTCTACGTTGTTATGATTCCTATTGATCATAATCAGACACTGACCATGATCCCACATATTAATACCACCAATATTCCAGTTGCTTATCGAGACATCACTAAATTTATAACTAATATTCATTCGCTAAGCGCGCTAGCTTATCAGTTAATTACTCATCATAAAAATCCTCAGTGGAAAACTCACATCAAGAAAGTCCCGACAGACATTCAACGCGTTAGTTTTCCAACTAATAATGAAATCGGAACTTATTATGTAAATGAGCAGTTAATCTTTGGAGCTATTAAAGATTTTGATTTTAACCGGTTTAACGATGCACTTAATACCCTAACTTTAACTAAGCATATGGGAGAGACCTTTGAAACAAATAATTACGTCCGTGGTGAAAAAGATATTTTAATCCGATTTGTTGCTTTGTTAATCAACACCGTCATTAAGAGTGGCCAAGTAAAAGTAGAAGATGCGCTCAAAGTACAAGATGATATCTTAGGCACAATTGAATTTAAAAAAGATCAACCGCCCTTCACTATTTGGATGAAGTCACTCGCAATTGAATGTTTTAAACGGTTAAATCAGATTAAATCTGAAACGACTTTATCCCTTGCTGAACAAGTTGCCTTATACATTCAAAATCACGTTAATCAAAAGTTATCATTAGCACTTCTGGCCAAAAAATTTGAATGTTCTGATAGTTCACTAGCCCATCTATTTAAGGAAAAATACAATGTCACTGTCGGCGCATATATTAATAGCCATAAGGTTGATGCTGCTAAATATATGCTGACAAATAGTCAAATCAGCATTTCTGAAATTGCTTATACGTTAGCATTTAACAGCCCAAATTATTTTATGAGGGTTTTTAAGAAAACTTCGGGACTGACACCCATGCGCTATAGGAAAATGCATAGCCAATGATGTCAGCTTGTGTACCCAAAGCGCAATCCTATAAAAATATATGAGCACCACTGACTAACTGTTACCTGAATTATTCATACCTTCCAAAAAAGTCGTCAGTTTTCATGTTTTTCAAAAACTGACGGCTTTTGATCTTGCTTACTATGTATTGAGACTCTAAATTTTGATGGTATCACCTAACGGTGAGTCATTTTTGAATTTTTGGGTGCACTTATCCCTTGATCGTACATAATTTTTTGGGGCTATTTAATAGCCTGAATACGCTGTAATACCTGATAAAAGAGTCGATGATAAACGTGATGAGAACTCAGTCGTAACTGGATTCGTCGACCGGTAAACACAACGCGGGCAGCGACTTTGAATAAACGGATTCGTAATGTACTAACACGAAATCCGGTCTCTGTTTTAGGTAGGGCTATTTGCTTCATAAAATTGATAATATTGTACGCTAATACACTAACCATCATACGGGCAGCGTTGGCGGTAAACGTTGAACTATCAGTCTTATCAAAGAAGAAGCCCTCTTTGGCTTCCTTGATATAATTCTCCATCTGACCACGCTTATGATACAGTTCAAATGCTGCTTCTGCGGTTAAATTTGTCAGATTAGTCACAATAAATTCATGTGAAAAGATCAATTCGCCAGCTACACGAGTTGACTTAACGTATACTTGACGCGGTTTAGGCCACGAAGTGGCCTGATAAGTTGCTGAGTAATAGTGAGTTTCGGTTTCATGCCACTCAGTTGTGTCGCTTATCTGTACAAACTCTTCTGCCAAGTTGTGTAGTCGCTTATTACGTTTGAGGCGATAATGTAAAAGATATCATCGGCCTCGCAGGTATCATAAACAGCTGGTGTGGCGAACCCGCTATCACCGCGAACCAGAATATCAGTTTCTGGCAATTGGTCTTGATAATATTTTAATAACGGTTCTAAAAAGGCTTTTATATCTGTGCTGGTATAGGCATTACCAGGCCGTAGGATGGCTTTCAGGAGATTACCATCATTATCGATAGCTAGTAATGGATGATACCCCTCCGAGCCATAATGGGCGTTATAGTCAGTAGCTTCTTGATTGCCATAAGTGTCAGAATGGGTTGAATCAATATCAATAATGGTGGTCGTCTGATTAGTTAGCAGTCGAGCTTGATCAATAAGATCTTGATTTAAAGTCTGGAAGGCGTCCACACCTGCGGAATCGATACGTTGCCAGAAACGGGATATCGTCGCTTGTGAAGCTAAGGCTGGTTTGTCCAATAAAAGTTTAAACAATGGTTATGAAACCAATGAGGTTGCAGCAGAATATGTATTATAACCGGCAATGATCTGCAGAACCAACTGCATCAAGATACTTGAATTACTATGTCGGCAGTATTGTCGATGGTCGTTGAACTTCAATAGATTGTCAGCTAAGTTCGTGAACTGAAACCTTGCCATCAGTTCAACACACAAGGTTAGGCCACCATCAGAAGATAATTGACCGCCGGTATGCGATGCTAGAATGTTTTTATTGAAACTAAATGCCATTTCCTGTACAGTTTTCATTATAGAGTCCTCTTCTCTTTATAGTGTCTTTTGGTCGAGTTAACTATACCAGAGCTGAGGCTCTTTTTCTGCACTTAAAAGGTGAAAACGTAAAATCCCCATCAAGCACTTGAATCATGTGTTTGATGGGGATTTTAAAGTTTCTGGTGAATAATTCAGGTAAATGAAATACGGTTATGCTCGCGTAAGTACCACCGATCAAAAATTAGAAAATCAACTTGAGGCACTAAAAATAGCAGGGGCAGACAAAATATATCAAGAGAAATTTACCGGAACTACTACAGAGCGACCAGAATTAACCAAATTATTGCAACAACTTAATTCAGACGATACCTTGATTGTAACCAAGTTAGACCGTTTTGCTAGGAATACCAGAGAAGCCCTTGATATAATCCAAGACCTATTTAACCGCGAGATTAAAGTTAATATTCTCAATATGGGCTTGATTGATAACACCCCTACTGGACAATTAATCTTTACGATTTTTAGTGCGTTTGCGCAGTTTGAACGTGATATGATCGTTACCCGAACACAAGAAGGCAAAGCATATGCTAAACGAAACGACCCACACTTTAGAGAGGGGCGGCCACAGACCTACACTGATGAACAAATGCGACTAGCCTATCAGCTGCGTCAACAAGGCATGACGTACAAAATGATTGCTAGAAAAACAGGTATTAGTGAGCGTACCCAACAAAGGCGCTTTAAGGGCTTACTGAATGCAAACAACCAAAAACTTTATAAAATGGAATTTAAAAGCAAATAAACATTAAGCTTCATTATTTGATAAATTGTTTATTTATTTGTTTATTAGTGGTATAATTTAGCTAATCGAAGGAGGTATTGAAATGAAGATTATTACTTTTACTGCCATCAAGGGCGGGGTTGGTAAAACAACTTTGACCTTGAATTATGGTGATTGGTTAGCCAAACATGGTAAAAGAGTTCTACTAATTGACTTAGACCATCAGTGCAATTTAACAACTGTTTTTGAAAAAACAAGGCGAACCAACACAATCGCTGAAGCGTTTAAGGAAGAAAACGCCCAAAAAGTTGCGATTGACCGGGTAGCACCTAACTTAGATTTAATCGCCGGTTTTATAGACCTCGATGTTCTAGGAAGTCATCTAGAAAACAACAGTAACAAAGAAATGATGTTGTTCATGTGGTTTAAAAACAACGCCGACTCATTAAGGTTGACTGACTACGACTATATCTTAATTGATACACACCCGGATTTCGGCACCATCACTAAAAATGCCATTGCTATAAGTAATTATCTACTTAGCCCCATCACCCCTAGTGAACATGGCTACAATGCTAAATTCGACTTGGAAACTCGCTTAGAAAAATTCAGAAAGTCACTTTTTGATTATCGAACTGGTGAAACCTATGTTGACGCAAAACTCTTTTTTGTTGCTAATATGATCAGACACAATACAAGCATGTCTCGTGATTTGCTAAAACATATAGAGAATGATGAAACGGTAGCAACTATAATCCCTGAAAGGGAACTATTTAATAAAGCTACTGCAAGACACGCCTCAATATTTGAGTTAGCTAGCCAGGATGAATCCGTTTTAAAACAAAACCAAAAATTCATTGAACAAGCTGACCAGCTTTTTCAACAATTAGCTAATAAAACTAAGTAAGGGAAGTTAGATTATGAGTCTAGATACATTCAACAAAAAAAAAGACGAAGAAATGCGCGAAAGTTACGAAACCACATTGAAAGATGGCAAGAAAGACAATGCCGTAGCTTTTTTGAAAAACATTAGTCGAAAAGAAGTAGAACGCAAACGCTCCGTGACCTTTTCAATTACCGAAAGTCAGCTTAACAAGATGGACAAAGCTGCTCGTCAAAACGGATTTAAAAATCGTTCAGAATTCTTAGCTTCAATCATAGATGCAATTTAGTAATTAAACAATTAATTAAACAATTAAAGGCACAATTTATTTGTTTAATTAATCTGTAATTAGGTAACAGCTAGCAAAGTGCGCTGAA is from Pediococcus claussenii ATCC BAA-344 and encodes:
- a CDS encoding helix-turn-helix domain-containing protein, coding for MNQSIFQLLGNVVSADFYLYEGNDIALISDNNAYNMKALVQEALKLRVPNYLTVIDLNNFYVVMIPIDHNQTLTMIPHINTTNIPVAYRDITKFITNIHSLSALAYQLITHHKNPQWKTHIKKVPTDIQRVSFPTNNEIGTYYVNEQLIFGAIKDFDFNRFNDALNTLTLTKHMGETFETNNYVRGEKDILIRFVALLINTVIKSGQVKVEDALKVQDDILGTIEFKKDQPPFTIWMKSLAIECFKRLNQIKSETTLSLAEQVALYIQNHVNQKLSLALLAKKFECSDSSLAHLFKEKYNVTVGAYINSHKVDAAKYMLTNSQISISEIAYTLAFNSPNYFMRVFKKTSGLTPMRYRKMHSQ
- a CDS encoding recombinase family protein, translating into MKYGYARVSTTDQKLENQLEALKIAGADKIYQEKFTGTTTERPELTKLLQQLNSDDTLIVTKLDRFARNTREALDIIQDLFNREIKVNILNMGLIDNTPTGQLIFTIFSAFAQFERDMIVTRTQEGKAYAKRNDPHFREGRPQTYTDEQMRLAYQLRQQGMTYKMIARKTGISERTQQRRFKGLLNANNQKLYKMEFKSK
- a CDS encoding ParA family protein, whose amino-acid sequence is MKIITFTAIKGGVGKTTLTLNYGDWLAKHGKRVLLIDLDHQCNLTTVFEKTRRTNTIAEAFKEENAQKVAIDRVAPNLDLIAGFIDLDVLGSHLENNSNKEMMLFMWFKNNADSLRLTDYDYILIDTHPDFGTITKNAIAISNYLLSPITPSEHGYNAKFDLETRLEKFRKSLFDYRTGETYVDAKLFFVANMIRHNTSMSRDLLKHIENDETVATIIPERELFNKATARHASIFELASQDESVLKQNQKFIEQADQLFQQLANKTK
- a CDS encoding ribbon-helix-helix domain-containing protein, which encodes MSLDTFNKKKDEEMRESYETTLKDGKKDNAVAFLKNISRKEVERKRSVTFSITESQLNKMDKAARQNGFKNRSEFLASIIDAI